The Malus domestica chromosome 13, GDT2T_hap1 genome includes a window with the following:
- the LOC103424190 gene encoding protein SMAX1-LIKE 4 — MRSGGCTAQQTLTAEAASVLKHSLSLARRRGHAQVTPLHVAATLLSSRTSLLRRACLKSQPHQTSHPLQCRALELCFNVALNRLPTTPGPLLHGQPSLSNALIAALKRAQAHQRRGCIEQQQQQPLLTIKVELEQLIISILDDPSVSRVMREAGFSSTNVKNNLEDSSTSSVFQCYSSSGGVFSSPCSPSPPSDRYHQNNIIPGSFWQPHFLAYTCEQNPLLFSPQKTKPPLIISNPTTTTEYSGSSPKEEDVKLVLEVLMRKKRRNTVIVGDSASMTEGLVSEVMGRIERGGVGVPEELKSTQFIKFQFSPVSVRFMKKEYVEANLLELRRKVDSSFVGGGGGAVIYTGDLKWAVTDEQRDQNQNSGGYYSPVEHLVSEIARLVSSDNSRGRVWVMGTASYQTYMRCQMRQPPLEIQWCLQAVSVPSGGLGLSLHASSVQDSRIILSQKPCEVLETKPVFNSKDEQHYYNNNKLTCCQECTSDYEKESQLLKSGQQKLPAWLQPHGTEARQKDEVTELRRKWNRLCYSLHQGRHAAQNNLSSSNLYNNQGLIGNNSSYVSTYSWWSTKNGISPDPDSISFYHDPPSEPAHGSSPMPQFRRQQSCTIEFNFDNGIQKNQVVEPSLDSLKSTEGKEVKITLALGNSVFSGSEKMVERKCTERTIAEMCKLLKENVPWQSESIPSIVDAIIDSKTARQETWLLIQGNDSTGKRRLAHAIAELVMGSADSLLHIDMNKRENEMNPRTEVVARALKSNEKLVVLVEDIDLADTQFLKFLADGFENRNFGEVSRRERIKSQAIFILTKSESTVYEDQAKYLDTVIQMTLKTLKVDEKSSTSPNFQGVNFLHKRRAEWELEIKTKSPRTEEKEDPSVVAVENVNNKKVFSRQSSFNTLDLNLKAGEDDENEDKAGEFSPISSDLTRETNTDLQTPHGFLESIENLFVFNRSPARDREATELFLSKMEGCFGEVYGKQNVVSFSVDKRVLEGVCIGSGYFPNSLFEKWLKDIFQTSLRAVKLKLSGKEGILVRLCLGDKEDGILEGFLGSCLPKKIHIS, encoded by the exons ATGCGCTCAGGAGGTTGTACAGCTCAGCAGACCCTCACAGCGGAGGCTGCTTCGGTGTTGAAGCACTCTCTCAGCCTAGCAAGGCGGAGAGGCCATGCTCAGGTCACTCCTCTCCACGTGGCCGCCACTCTTCTCAGCTCAAGAACTAGCCTCTTGCGGCGGGCCTGTCTCAAATCTCAGCCGCACCAAACCTCTCATCCTCTCCAATGTCGAGCTCTCGAGCTCTGCTTCAATGTGGCTCTCAACCGCCTCCCAACAACTCCCGGCCCTCTCCTCCACGGGCAGCCCTCTCTCTCCAACGCCCTCATCGCCGCCCTCAAGAGAGCCCAAGCCCATCAGAGAAGAGGCTGCAtcgagcagcagcagcagcagccgcTCTTAACCATCAAAGTCGAGCTCGAGCAGCTCATCATCTCCATCCTTGACGACCCAAGTGTCAGCAGAGTCATGAGAGAGGCAGGTTTCTCCAGCACCAACGTCAAGAACAACTTGGAGGACTCCTCAACGTCCTCCGTTTTCCAGTGTTACAGCAGCTCCGGCGGCGTTTTCTCCTCTCCTTGCTCTCCTTCTCCTCCCTCAGACCGCTACCACCAAAACAATATCATTCCTGGGAGTTTCTGGCAACCCCATTTCCTGGCTTACACTTGTGAGCAAAACCCACTTCTTTTTTCCCCTCAAAAGACAAAACCTCCATTGATAATCAGcaaccccaccaccaccactgaaTACTCTGGTAGTTCTCCAAAGGAAGAAGATGTTAAGTTGGTGTTGGAGGTGCTGATGAGGAAGAAAAGGAGGAACACTGTGATAGTTGGTGATTCAGCTTCCATGACTGAAGGGCTTGTCTCTGAAGTTATGGGGAGGATAGAGAGAGGAGGAGTTGGAGTTCCTGAGGAGCTGAAATCAACCCAGTTCATCAAGTTTCAGTTCTCACCAGTGTCCGTGAGGTTCATGAAAAAGGAATATGTGGAAGCAAATCTCTTAGAGCTCAGAAGAAAAGTGGACTCATCATttgttggaggaggaggaggtgctGTTATTTATACCGGAGATCTGAAGTGGGCTGTTACTGATGAGCAGAGAGATCAAAACCAAAACTCTGGTGGGTATTATAGCCCAGTTGAGCATTTGGTTTCAGAGATTGCAAGGTTGGTCTCTTCAGATAACTCAAGGGGGAGGGTGTGGGTGATGGGAACTGCAAGTTACCAGACATACATGAGGTGCCAAATGAGGCAGCCACCTCTTGAAATCCAATGGTGTCTTCAAGCTGTTTCTGTTCCTTCTGGTGGTCTTGGTCTCTCCCTTCATGCTTCCAG CGTCCAAGACTCAAGAATAATCTTGTCTCAGAAACCATGTGAAGTTCTGGAAACAAAACCAGTATTCAATAGCAAGGATGAGCAACATTATTATAATAATAACAAGCTCACTTGCTGTCAAGAATGCACTTCAGATTATGAAAAAGAATCTCAGCTCTTGAAATCTGGCCAGCAGAAATTGCCTGCCTGGCTGCAACCACATGGAACCGAAGCACGTCAAAAG gaTGAAGTAACTGAATTGAGGAGAAAGTGGAACAGGTTATGCTACAGTCTGCACCAAGGAAGGCATGCAGCTCAGAACAATTTGAGCTCTTCTAATTTGTACAACAATCAAGGCTTAATTGGAAACAACTCCTCTTATGTTTCAACATACTCTTGGTGGTCTACCAAGAATGGCATCTCTCCCGATCCGGATTCAATCTCCTTCTATCATGATCCACCTTCGGAGCCTGCTCACGGCTCTAGTCCCATGCCTCAGTTTAGGAGACAACAATCGTGCACGATCGAGTTCAACTTTGACAATGGGATCCAAAAGAATCAAGTGGTGGAACCGAGTTTGGATTCTCTGAAAAGCACTGAAGGCAAGGAAGTGAAGATCACTCTTGCTCTTGGCAACTCTGTGTTTTCAGGTTCGGAGAAAATGGTGGAGAGAAAATGCACTGAAAGAACAATAGCTGAAATGTGCAAGCTACTGAAAGAGAATGTTCCTTGGCAATCCGAATCCATTCCTTCGATAGTAGATGCAATTATCGACTCTAAAACTGCGAGGCAGGAAACTTGGTTGCTGATTCAGGGGAATGATTCGACTGGAAAAAGAAGGCTGGCACATGCAATTGCTGAATTGGTTATGGGGTCTGCTGATTCACTCCTCCATATCGACatgaacaaaagagaaaatgagATGAACCCAAGAACAGAAGTTGTAGCAAGAGCCTTGAAATCCAATGAGAAACTTGTTGTCTTGGTAGAAGATATTGATTTGGCTGATACCCAGTTCTTGAAATTTTTAGCTGATGGTTTTgaaaaccgaaatttcggtgaagTGAGTAGAAGAGAAAGGATTAAAAGCCAAGCCATATTCATCTTGACTAAGAGTGAGTCAACAGTATATGAAGATCAGGCCAAGTACCTGGATACTGTAATCCAAATGACATTGAAGACATTGAAGGTTGATGAGAAAAGTAGTACTAGTCCAAATTTTCAGGGAGTTAACTTCCTTCACAAGCGAAGGGCTGAGTGGGAGCTAGAAATCAAGACCAAGAGTCCCAGAACTGAAGAGAAGGAAGATCCAAGTGTGGTTGCTGTTGAGAATGTGAATAACAAGAAGGTCTTCTCAAGGCAATCAAGCTTCAACACCCTTGATCTCAACCTCAAAGCCGGGGAGGATGATGAAAACGAAGACAAGGCAGGGGAGTTTAGCCCCATTTCAAGTGACTTGACTCGCGAAACCAACACCGATCTCCAAACCCCACATGGGTTTCTCGAATCGATAGAGAACCTCTTTGTTTTCAATCGAAGCCCGGCCAGAGATCGAGAGGCAACCGAGCTTTTCTTGTCCAAGATGGAAGGGTGTTTCGGGGAGGTATACGGGAAACAAAATGTGGTTAGTTTTAGTGTGGATAAGAGGGTGTTAGAGGGGGTTTGTATTGGGTCTGGATATTTTCCCAATAGCTTGTTTGAGAAATGGCTGAAAGACATTTTTCAGACAAGCTTGAGGGCGGTTAAACTTAAACTTAGCGGGAAAGAGGGTATACTTGTAAGGCTCTGTTTGGGTGACAAAGAAGATGGCATTTTGGAGGGTTTCTTGGGTTCTTGTCTTCCTAAGAAAATCCATATTTCTTGA